The following proteins are co-located in the Aquarana catesbeiana isolate 2022-GZ linkage group LG02, ASM4218655v1, whole genome shotgun sequence genome:
- the LOC141128985 gene encoding 3 beta-hydroxysteroid dehydrogenase type 7-like isoform X4: protein MSEGLSQPLPPHSLQQGSSSRGSTITFIKGNITNYNQVLEAVKGVHVVIHTAALVDYLDERPFKELEAINVGGTENIIKACLASDVPYLLYTSSISAVGPNTNLDPMVGITEDTIYHGEHLLSYGKTKAQAERLALLANGQQMNNGNKLTTCIIRPGSIYGEKAQQILNRYQSAKYQNNRINYIQPDHAGQNYEYVGNVAWMHVLAARQMQLNSCVLGGQVYYSYDDTPCKLLKDLDQELFTELDPDIQIGSQIPYWKMWLIIMIYSSIRFILKPFWKLKPFITLQILKLLNVAFYCDTDKAFRHFGYKPYYSWVESKQRTCQWLKETTEDLRKTKKNS from the exons ATGTCAGAGGGtttatctcagcccctccctccacATTCTTTACAACAGGGAAGCTCGAGTAGAGG TTCTACCATTACCTTCATTAAAGGAAACATTACTAACTACAACCAAGTTCTGGAAGCTGTCAAAGGCGTCCATGTTGTTATTCATACAGCTGCTCTTGTGGATTATTTGGATGAACGCCCCTTTAAGGAACTTGAGGCTATAAATGTTGGAG GGACAGAAAATATTATAAAAGCTTGTCTGGCCTCTGATGTCCCCTACTTACTGTACACAAGCTCAATATCTGCAGTTGGACCAAACACAAATTTAGATCCAATGGTGGG aaTCACAGAGGACACAATATATCATGGGGAGCACTTACTGTCTTATGGTAAAACAAAGGCTCAGGCTGAAAGATTAGCCCTCTTGGCTAATGGTCAGCAG ATGAACAATGGAAATAAATTAACTACTTGCATCATCCGACCAGGCTCCATCTATGGTGAAAAGGCACAGCAAATCTTGAACCGGTATCAATCTGCAAAATACCAGAATAATCGGATAAACTACATTCAACCAGATCATGCAGGACAAAACTATGAATATGTCG GTAACGTGGCCTGGATGCATGTGCTTGCTGCTCGTCAGATGCAGCTTAACTCGTGTGTTCTTGGTGGACAGGTGTACTACTCATATGATGACACCCCGTGTAAGCTTTTAAAAGACTTGGATCAAGAATTATTCACTGAATTAGACCCGGATATACAAATTGGGTCCCAGATTCCTTACTGGAAGATGTGGTTGATTATAATGATTTACAGCTCTATAAGATTCATTTTGAAGCCTTTTTGGAAACTAAAACCTTTCATAACCTTACAAATCCTGAAGCTATTGAATGTTGCATTCTACTGTGACACCGATAAGGCATTCAGACACTTTGGGTACAAGCCCTATTACAGCTGGGTGGAAAGCAAGCAGAGGACCTGCCAATGGCTGAAAGAGACAACTGAAGACCTGAGAAAGACTAAAAAGAATTCTTAA